A window of Anaerobacillus sp. CMMVII genomic DNA:
TCTATTAAATGTTTTAAGACAAACATCTACCAATCTATACTTAGCTTTAGCAATGACGATGATCATCATACTTGGAGGGATTGACCTTTCTGTCGGGTCCATAATGGCCGTTACTGGGGTTATTACAACACTTTTTATTGCCACTTTTGGTGCTCCTGTTTGGGTAGCGGTTTCTATGGGGTTGTTAGTGGGGATGTTATTCGGAGCACTGAATGGCTACGTAGTAGCAACTACAATTATCCCACCATTTATTGTCACCCTTGCAACCATGAATATTGCTCGCGGAGCTGCCTATGTCATAACCGATGGAAAGCCAGTCCGAGTTATGTCTGATGAATTTAACTTTATCGGTTCAGGGTATCTCGGTGGTGTTATACCGATGCCGGTCGTATATTTAGTCATTTTATTAATTATCTGTTATTTAATCATGAATAAAACAAAACTAGGAAGATACATGTATGCTGTTGGTGGTAACGCTGAAGCAGCTAAATTCTCTGGAATTAACATAAAAAAAATTAAATTCTTTGCGTATACTTTCAGTGGGTTAATGGCAGCTATTGCAGGTATCGTCCTTGCTTCGCGGATGTTTTCAGGTCAGCCTACTGCTGGGAACGCTGCAGAGCTAGACGCCATTGCAGCGGTTTGTACTAGGTGGTACAAGTATGAGCGGGGGCTACGGTAGAATTGGTGGCACCGTTATAGGCGCACTTATTATAGGTGTATTGAGTAATGGTTTGAACTTAATGGGAGTAAGCTCGTTTTGGCAATACATTGTAAAAGGTGTTGTTATCTTAGTAGCCGTTTATGCTGATGTTATTAAACGGAGAACTGCATAGTACCCTTAGTGAATTGACAAGGTAGGTGGCACATGTTGAGAACGGGAATAGCAATAGCAGGAACCATTGCAGTAGATGAAATTAAAAGAGTAGAAAAATATCCAAACAAATCAGAATTAACATCAATCAATAGTATAGGAAGAGCGATGGGGGGGGCCGTTTCCAATTGTTCTGTAACGTTAGCAAAAATTGATCCTAGTTTACCAATTGAAGCTATTTCTTTAGTTGGAAACGACGATAAAGGGGAGTTTCTTAGAAAAAAGCTTGGCGAATATAAAAATATTAAATTAACACAATTAAAGACGATAGGCGAAACTCCCTTTACAGATGTTATTATGGACAACGATAGCAGGACCTTTTTATATTATCGGGGAAACTCACATCTTTTCAATGAAAATGTGATCGATTTTAACGGGCTAGATGCGGAAATCTTACACATTGCTTATATTTTATTATTAGAATCCTTAGATAAAGAAGATGCAAAATATGGTACGAAGATGGCAAAGGTCTTAAAAACTGCCCAGGAATATGGCATTAAGACCTCCATTGATATCGTAAGTGAAAATTCTGATCGTTATCAAAAAATAGTTCCACCTAGTTTAAAATATACAAATTATTGCATTATTAATGAAATCGAGGCTGGCAAAAGTGTAGGGGTAAACTTAAGGGAAGCTAATGGTAGTTTAATCAAAGAGAATATAAGAACAGTATTAAAG
This region includes:
- a CDS encoding carbohydrate kinase family protein, which encodes MLRTGIAIAGTIAVDEIKRVEKYPNKSELTSINSIGRAMGGAVSNCSVTLAKIDPSLPIEAISLVGNDDKGEFLRKKLGEYKNIKLTQLKTIGETPFTDVIMDNDSRTFLYYRGNSHLFNENVIDFNGLDAEILHIAYILLLESLDKEDAKYGTKMAKVLKTAQEYGIKTSIDIVSENSDRYQKIVPPSLKYTNYCIINEIEAGKSVGVNLREANGSLIKENIRTVLKRLKELGVKDWVVIHCPEGSFGMDDENVYSIPSLLLDSKLIKGTVGAGDAYVSGVLYGAIKGLDLPSSMKLGTAAAASSLFEEGSTSGVKSYEELQEMLIQYPTREEILI